TACTAAAAACGATTAATCTTTTTATAGTCCTACTATATATTAGATATTTGAATCCATAAAAAAAGCCTCGCTGTGCGAGGCTTTTTTATATATCTAAAATTGACAGTTATTATCCGTTAATCACTTTTTCTTGGTGATTAATAGATTCTTGGTGTACTGCTTTAAACATTTTTAAGATAAATTCCTCACTTAAACCATGTTGCTCACCTTCTAAAACCATTTTACCTAAAATTTCGTTCCAACGTTTAGATTGTAAAACTGCAACGTTTTTTTGTTTTTTAAGCGCTCCAATACTATCAGAAGTTTTCATTCTTTTTCCTAATAAATCAAGAATTTGATTATCAACAACATCAATTTGCGCTCTTAAATTATCTAAAGAACTATTGTATTCTGCTTCAGCATTAGATTCTTTTCTAATTTTTAAGTCTCTCATGATCTGCACTAAAGTAGATGGTGTTACCTGCTGTGCAGCATCACTCCATGCATTTTCAGGATCGTAATGAGTTTCAATCATTAATCCATCAAAGTTTAAATCTAAAGCGGTTTGAGATACGTCAAAAATCATATCTCTTTTTCCTGTAATATGCGATGGATCGTTAATTAATGGAATATCTGGATATTTGTTTTGAAATTCAATAGCTAATTGCCATTCTGGAGTATTTCTATATTTTGTTTTTTCGTAAGTAGAAAAACCTCTATGGATTGCTCCAATATTTTTAACACCGGCTTTGTAAATTCTTTCAATTCCACCTAACCATAAGGCTAAATCTGGATTTACTGGGTTTTTAATTAATACAGGCTTATCTGTACCTTGTAAAGCATCTGCAATTTCTTGCATGATAAAAGGACTTACTGTAGAACGTGCACCAATCCATAATAAATCGATATCATGCTCTAAAGCTAATTTTACGTGAGCAGCATTTGCTACTTCTGTACAGACTTTCATGCCTGTTTCAGCTTTTACTTTTTGTAACCATTTTAAACCTAAAGCACCAACACCTTCAAACATTCCTGGGCGTGTTCTTGGTTTCCAAATACCAGCTCTAAAATAGCTTACATCGGTATCTTTTAGCTCATGAGCTATTTTTAATACTTGTTCTTCTGTTTCAGCACTGCAAGGTCCAGCAATTACTAATGGATGATCTAATTTTAAATCATCTAACCAGGTTCTCATTTCTTTTGTGTTTTCCATAATCTTAATCAAATTTCAAAATGAAATTCCAATTTCCGTGCATTTTATTGTTTAGTGTAGTGTCGAAATTGGATATTCAATTTTTTTTCAGGTTTAATGTATTCCGTTTAATATATCTTTTATATAATTTGTGCTTTCCATCTCTTTATAAATAGCTTCGAAATCATCTTGTTTCATAAGCTCTTTAAAGTGAGACAGGTTGTTAATATACTCTTCTAATGTTTCAATAACATTGGCTTTATTCTGTTTAAAAATAGGTGTCCACATGGCTGGCGAACTTTTTGCTAAACGCACTGTTGATGCAAATCCACTGCCTGCCATATCAAAAATATCGCGTTCGTTTCTTTCTTTATCAATAACCGTTTTACCTAACATAAAAGAACTAATGTGCGACAGGTGCGATACATAAGCAATATGCTTATCATGTGCTTCCGGATTCATATATCGAATTCTCATACCAATATCACTAAACAATTTCAAAGCCTTTTCTTGTAGCTTAAACGTTGTTTTTTCAACCTCACAAACAATATTTGTTTTCCCTTGAAACAAACCACTAATAGCTGCTGCTGGTCCCGAATGCTCTGTTCCTGCAATAGGGTGCATTGCTAAAAAATTACGGCGTTTAGGGTGGTTTTCTACCACTTTACAAATATCAACTTTTGTTGATCCCGCATCGACTACTAAGCCTGTTTCTGGAATTAAATCTAAAATAGTGGGCAACAATTTTACAGTTGCATCTACGGGTATAGAAATAATAACTAAATCGGCATTTTTTAAATCGTCTAGCGTTGCTTTTTTATCAATTAAATTTAAAGCCAAAGCTTCTTCAAGCGTACTGTCTTTACGGCTAATACCATGGATAATAACCTCTGGCCTAAGGGCTTTTATATCCTTAGCTAAACTACCACCTATTAACCCTATGCCTATTGAATATATATTTTTCATTTTGCTCCCTAACCTTCTCCTCTTGGAGAACGAACTGTTACGGGTTTTACTTTATTACTATTTACTTTTTTATAATGTCCTAAATTCTAAATGGCAATTAACTATTAACTTACACGCGCTATGGCTTCTTGTAAATCTTCGGTTTGTGCACATAAAGAAAACCTAATATAACCTTCACCTTGAGAACCAAAAATAGTTCCTGGAGTTAAGAATATACTTTTCTCTTTCAATATTAAATCGATATACGCTTCTGCTTTTACATCTGTAGGCAGTTTTGCCCAAACAAAAAGTCCTGTTGCATTTTCATCGTACGTGCAATTTAATGCTTTGGCTAATTTCCAAACTAAATCACGACGTTCTTTATAAACGTTATTTAAGGTTGAAAACCATTCGCTAGAACATTTTAAAGCTTCTATAGCACCTTTTTGAATACCGTAAAACATTCCGGAATCCATATTGCTTTTCACTTTTAAAATATCGTTTATATACTTATTATCACCAACAACCATCCCAACGCGCCATCCGGCCATATTGAAGGTTTTACTTAATGAGTTAAGTTCTAAACAAACATCTTTAGCGCCTTCTACATTTAAAATACTCGTAGGATTTTCATTTAAAATGAAACTATACGGATTATCATTTACTATTAAAATATTATGCTTTTTAGCAAAAGTCACTAAATCTTCAAACAACGTTTCAGATGGTTGAGTTCCTGTTGGCATATGCGGATAATTTACCCACATTAGTTTTACTTTACTTAAATCCTGTTGCTCTAAAGCTTCTAAATCTGGTTGCCAATTATTAGTAGCATCCAACTCATAAAAAATAGGTTCTGCTTCTAATAATTTAGTTACCGATTGATAAGTTGGATAACCTGGATTTGGTATTAAAACAGCATCGCCTTTATTTAAATATGCCATTGAAATATGCATAATACCTTCTTTACTTCCCATTAATGGAAGCACTTCGGCGTTTGGATTTAAATCAACATTGTAATGCGTTTTGTAAAATCCTGAAATAGCTTGGCGCAACTCTGGCAAGCCCTGATAACTTTGATATTTATGTGCATTCGGACTTAACAATCCTTCGGTTAAAGCATCTACTACTTTTTGCGATGGTTGTAAATCTGGACTACCAATACCTAAATTTATTACAGGTTTCCCACTTGCTATTAGTGCATTTACTTCTTTCAATTTTCTTGAGAAGTAGTATTCTTCAACACTATGCAATCTATCGGCTACTTCAATCATAATTTTGCATTTTTATATTCACCTAAAACTTTAAAATCGTCTCCCATTATTTCTATTAATGATTTTGCTTTCTGAAAACTAGCATAATCATCGAAGGTTACATCAACAAAAAAGGCGTACTTCCAAGGTGTTTCAATAATTGGAAGGCTCTGTATTTTTGTTAAATTCAACTTGCAATCGCTCATTACATTTAAAATAGTCGCTAAACTGCCTCGTTTGTGGTTCGCTTCAAACTTTATAGATGCCTTACTAATTTCCGACTCTAAAAGATCTGTTTTTGTACGTTGTACAATAGCAAAACGAGTTTCGTTGTTTTTAATGGTTTGTATACTTTTTGCTAAAACATTGAGCTCGAAAATTTCGGCTGCAAATTCACTAGCAATGGCTGCAACACCTTTTAATTTTTTATTCTGAATACGCTCTGCCACTTCGGCCGTATCTTTATCTTCAATTAATTTAATATGCGGATAATCTCTAAAAAACTCTTTACATTGTAATAGCGCCATAGGATGTGAATACACCTCTTCAATATCCAAAATACTCTGGTTTGGCAATGCCATTAAACTATGCTGAATGTCTAAATAATGCTCTCCAACAACATGAAGATTATACTTATCGATTAATGCATAATTAGGAATAATAGAACCCGCAATCGAATTTTCGAGTGCCATAATTCCTGCATCACATTCTTTTGTAATTAACGAATCTACTACCCTATCGAATGATAAACAATCGATAGTAGCCACAGCAGTTTCAAAAAATTGTTTTGACACAATATGATGATATGATCCTTTTATACCTTGTATAGCTACTGTTTTTATCAATTTTATTGTTTTTTATTAATGTTCAATAGATTGTTAAACAAAAAAAAGTCTCGATTTTCATCGAGACTCATATTAAATTTATAGTTTTAAATTATACATACAACGCCTCGTTCTTTTCGCTAAAAAAGAAATAAAACCAGTTGTTAAAATATGTAAAATATACTGTCATAGTGATAATTGAGTGGCTAAAGTAATTATTTTATTAAGAAATCAAAATACAATAAAACTTTTTTTTACATTTTATTCAAAAAAATAAAGATTCCACATAAAACCTACCATTATTATGCACAATTTTAAATTATATACGGAATACACTAAAACATCTTAAAAAAGGGAATCGTCAAGATTTTTACATTCAGAATCATTATTTTTGAACAAACAATTAATTTATGTCGATAGAAGTTACAGGAATATCAAAGCTTTACGGAAATCAGAAGGCTTTAAACAACATTTCGTTTACCGTAAAAAAACCTGAAATTGTTGGATTTCTGGGTCCTAATGGTGCAGGAAAATCGACTATGATGAAAATTTTAACCACATTTATTCAACCTTCCGAAGGTGCAGCCAAAGTAAATGGGCATGATATAGATGAAGAGAAACAACAGGTCCAAAAAAGCGTAGGGTATTTGCCAGAGCACAACCCGCTGTATCTAGATATGTTTGTAAAAGAGTATTTAAAATTTAACGCCGATATATATAAGGTTGATAAAAAACGTATTAGCGAAGTTATAGCGCTTACGGGTTTAATTCCCGAAATGCATAAAAAAATAGGGCAACTATCTAAAGGGTATCGCCAACGCGTTGGGTTAGCCAATGCCCTACTCCACGATCCTGAAGTTTTAATTTTAGACGAACCTACAACCGGATTAGACCCAAACCAATTGGTAGAAATAAGAAATTTAATTAAACATATAGGCGAAACAAAAACCGTTTTTCTTTCAACACACATTATGCAAGAGGTAGAAGCCATGTGCGACCGCGTTATTATAATTAACAAAGGAGAAATTGTAGCCGACAAAAAACTTAACGAACTACGAGACGAGAAAGAACAAACTGTAATTGTAGAATTCGATTTTAGAGTTGAAGATGCTTTTCTAATTAGATTACCAAAAGTAAAAAGTGTAAAAAACACCTACGGCTTTGTTTACGAAATTACATTTAAAACTTCCGAAGATATGCGATCTCATGTTTTTGATTTTGCACACGATAACCAATTAAAAATTCTTCAACTTAATCAGAAAAACGCAAGTTTAGAATCTCTTTTTAGAGAATTAACCGCATAAGCCCGTTTTTAAAATAGAAAAGCATGATATAAATCATCTTTAGCCACGCTCAAACCAAATAAATTTGCATTATTACTTAGCTAAAAATAAGTAATATCTCTATATTTATAACGTAACAAATATATTACGATGAGCAAAGGAATTTATGTGGCTACTATAGAGCCCAACAGCGGAAAATCGGTTATTGTGTTAGGCCTAATGCGTATGCTTTTAGGAAAAACAGCAAAGGTTGGTTATTTTAGACCTATTATTGAAGACCTCGATGAAGGTGAAATGGACAACCATATTAACACCGTAGTTTCACATTTTGAAATAGATATTAATTATAAAAACACTTTCGCTTTTACCCGAAACGAAGTCTTAGATTTATACAACCAAGGCAAATCCGGGAAGGTTATTGACGAAATTATAAAGAAATACAAATACTTAGAATCTAGGTTCGATTTTGTTTTAGTTGAAGGTACCGATTTTTCTCATGAAAACTCTAGCCTAGAATTAGACATTAATATCTTAATTTCTAAAAACCTGAGTCTTCCCGTTATTATAGTTTCTCAAGGAGATAAAAAAGATTTAAAATCTATTGTTGATAGCGTACAATTAGCTCACGACACTTTTAAAGGTGAAGTAGATGTGCTTTCTCTTATAACCAATAAAGTAGATGTTGACCAAATTTCTATCTTAAAAGAAAAACTACAAAAACGTATCAATACAGATACAGACACCAATATTACAGTAATTCCGAAAATAAAAAGCTTAGCTAGTCCAACCATTAAAGAAATTGTAAAAAACCTAAATGGTAATGTCCTTTTCGGTAAGGATATGGTTAATAACCAAGCCGAAAACTTTAGTGTTGGTGCCATGCAGTTAAGAAATTACTTAACACACCTAAAAGAAAACGCATTAGTTATTACTCCTGGAGATCGTGCTGATATCATCCTTGGTGCTTTACAAGCTCATATTTCTAAAAACTACCCTAAAATATCAGGGATTATTTTGACAGGAGGTTTAATTCCTGAGGAATCTATTTTAAAATTAATTGAAGGTCTTTCTAGCGTAGTACCTATTATTAGTGTTAAATCTGGCACTTTTTCGGTTACGAATACTATTGGGAAAATAAAATCTAAAATTTATGCCGATAATATTGAAAAGATTGAAATGTCTATCGCAACATTCGAAAAACATGTAGATACCGATAAATTATCTAATGATTTAATCACTTTTCAATCGGATATATTCACACCTCGCATGTTTCAGTATAACTTATTGCAACGTGCACTAAACAATAAAAAACATATTGTTTTACCAGAAGGTGATGATGAACGTGTATTAAGAGCTGCAGCTAGATTAATAGATGCTCAGGTTGTAGAATTAACCTTAATTGGAGATGAAGATTTAATAAAAGAGCGCCTTATCACTTTAGATATTGCCCTAGACACAAACAAAGTAAATATTGTTTCTCCAACAAAATCGCCCTATTTTGATGATTATGTAAACACATTGTACGAACTAAGAAAACATAAAAATGTAAACTTAGAAATGGCTCGAGATATGATTTCTGATGTATCGTATTTTGGAACCATGATGATTTACAAAGGCCATGCAGATGGTATGGTTTCTGGAGCTGTACACACCACGCAACATACCCTTAGACCAGCGCTTCAGTTTATAAAAACGAAACCAGATGTTAACATTGTGTCTTCTGTTTTCTTTATGTGTTTAGAAGATCGTATTTCTGTTTTTGGAGATTGCGCCATCAACCC
The window above is part of the Algibacter sp. L3A6 genome. Proteins encoded here:
- a CDS encoding bifunctional 3-deoxy-7-phosphoheptulonate synthase/chorismate mutase type II, giving the protein MENTKEMRTWLDDLKLDHPLVIAGPCSAETEEQVLKIAHELKDTDVSYFRAGIWKPRTRPGMFEGVGALGLKWLQKVKAETGMKVCTEVANAAHVKLALEHDIDLLWIGARSTVSPFIMQEIADALQGTDKPVLIKNPVNPDLALWLGGIERIYKAGVKNIGAIHRGFSTYEKTKYRNTPEWQLAIEFQNKYPDIPLINDPSHITGKRDMIFDVSQTALDLNFDGLMIETHYDPENAWSDAAQQVTPSTLVQIMRDLKIRKESNAEAEYNSSLDNLRAQIDVVDNQILDLLGKRMKTSDSIGALKKQKNVAVLQSKRWNEILGKMVLEGEQHGLSEEFILKMFKAVHQESINHQEKVING
- a CDS encoding prephenate dehydrogenase; the protein is MKNIYSIGIGLIGGSLAKDIKALRPEVIIHGISRKDSTLEEALALNLIDKKATLDDLKNADLVIISIPVDATVKLLPTILDLIPETGLVVDAGSTKVDICKVVENHPKRRNFLAMHPIAGTEHSGPAAAISGLFQGKTNIVCEVEKTTFKLQEKALKLFSDIGMRIRYMNPEAHDKHIAYVSHLSHISSFMLGKTVIDKERNERDIFDMAGSGFASTVRLAKSSPAMWTPIFKQNKANVIETLEEYINNLSHFKELMKQDDFEAIYKEMESTNYIKDILNGIH
- a CDS encoding pyridoxal phosphate-dependent aminotransferase: MIEVADRLHSVEEYYFSRKLKEVNALIASGKPVINLGIGSPDLQPSQKVVDALTEGLLSPNAHKYQSYQGLPELRQAISGFYKTHYNVDLNPNAEVLPLMGSKEGIMHISMAYLNKGDAVLIPNPGYPTYQSVTKLLEAEPIFYELDATNNWQPDLEALEQQDLSKVKLMWVNYPHMPTGTQPSETLFEDLVTFAKKHNILIVNDNPYSFILNENPTSILNVEGAKDVCLELNSLSKTFNMAGWRVGMVVGDNKYINDILKVKSNMDSGMFYGIQKGAIEALKCSSEWFSTLNNVYKERRDLVWKLAKALNCTYDENATGLFVWAKLPTDVKAEAYIDLILKEKSIFLTPGTIFGSQGEGYIRFSLCAQTEDLQEAIARVS
- a CDS encoding prephenate dehydratase, with product MIKTVAIQGIKGSYHHIVSKQFFETAVATIDCLSFDRVVDSLITKECDAGIMALENSIAGSIIPNYALIDKYNLHVVGEHYLDIQHSLMALPNQSILDIEEVYSHPMALLQCKEFFRDYPHIKLIEDKDTAEVAERIQNKKLKGVAAIASEFAAEIFELNVLAKSIQTIKNNETRFAIVQRTKTDLLESEISKASIKFEANHKRGSLATILNVMSDCKLNLTKIQSLPIIETPWKYAFFVDVTFDDYASFQKAKSLIEIMGDDFKVLGEYKNAKL
- the gldA gene encoding gliding motility-associated ABC transporter ATP-binding subunit GldA; this translates as MSIEVTGISKLYGNQKALNNISFTVKKPEIVGFLGPNGAGKSTMMKILTTFIQPSEGAAKVNGHDIDEEKQQVQKSVGYLPEHNPLYLDMFVKEYLKFNADIYKVDKKRISEVIALTGLIPEMHKKIGQLSKGYRQRVGLANALLHDPEVLILDEPTTGLDPNQLVEIRNLIKHIGETKTVFLSTHIMQEVEAMCDRVIIINKGEIVADKKLNELRDEKEQTVIVEFDFRVEDAFLIRLPKVKSVKNTYGFVYEITFKTSEDMRSHVFDFAHDNQLKILQLNQKNASLESLFRELTA
- the pta gene encoding phosphate acetyltransferase, which codes for MSKGIYVATIEPNSGKSVIVLGLMRMLLGKTAKVGYFRPIIEDLDEGEMDNHINTVVSHFEIDINYKNTFAFTRNEVLDLYNQGKSGKVIDEIIKKYKYLESRFDFVLVEGTDFSHENSSLELDINILISKNLSLPVIIVSQGDKKDLKSIVDSVQLAHDTFKGEVDVLSLITNKVDVDQISILKEKLQKRINTDTDTNITVIPKIKSLASPTIKEIVKNLNGNVLFGKDMVNNQAENFSVGAMQLRNYLTHLKENALVITPGDRADIILGALQAHISKNYPKISGIILTGGLIPEESILKLIEGLSSVVPIISVKSGTFSVTNTIGKIKSKIYADNIEKIEMSIATFEKHVDTDKLSNDLITFQSDIFTPRMFQYNLLQRALNNKKHIVLPEGDDERVLRAAARLIDAQVVELTLIGDEDLIKERLITLDIALDTNKVNIVSPTKSPYFDDYVNTLYELRKHKNVNLEMARDMISDVSYFGTMMIYKGHADGMVSGAVHTTQHTLRPALQFIKTKPDVNIVSSVFFMCLEDRISVFGDCAINPNPNAEQLAEIAISSAETAKNFGIEPKVAMLSYSSGASGKGADVEKVREATEIVKKLAPSLKIEGPIQYDAAVDMRIGKSKLPDSEVAGSASVLIFPDLNTGNNTYKAVQRETGALAIGPVLQGLNKPVNNLSRGCTADDIYSTVIITAIQAQDL